In one Paenibacillus sp. JQZ6Y-1 genomic region, the following are encoded:
- a CDS encoding arabinan endo-1,5-alpha-L-arabinosidase, whose product MSILFPTAPPAYKLYDQSILDDESRWNINNAHDPGILKTKDGYYIYSTDVRVGGELTPGVMVRRSQDLVHWEWVGYALPGIPDIAAEWAQSVNLWAPDVVQVGDKYRMYYSASTFGSTRSMIGLMESESPEGPWIDRGSVIRTEPGDGPNAIDAQVLRDANGQQWMVYGSFFGGIHILPLDEQTGKPSVHGFGTLLARRDKETVDSAIEGPYIVYHPQFKQYYLFVSYDSLFKDYNVRVARADRIDGPYVDQHGRVMTDLDYRPQHDIGRKILGGYRFSKGEGWIAPGHNSVLCDGEDYYIVHHARGEQDKSWPYLHIRKMLWTEDGWPVVSPERYAGEQEQDFDATALAGSWEWITFDPQQSDLAQSVPFTLHGDGTVSAGVRQGTWILDNARTLVLEWNHPQTADIDGQSGFVPIGHTLLKLLPSWDWERECTTITGTGYDDVGYAVWAKQLQHGPTDPPPEPAGNEA is encoded by the coding sequence ATGAGCATACTGTTTCCTACCGCTCCGCCGGCATACAAGCTGTATGATCAATCGATTCTGGATGATGAGTCACGCTGGAATATTAACAACGCTCATGATCCGGGCATCTTAAAAACCAAAGATGGATATTATATTTATTCGACCGATGTGCGAGTAGGCGGTGAATTGACACCCGGCGTGATGGTGCGCCGATCGCAGGATCTGGTTCACTGGGAATGGGTAGGCTATGCGCTGCCCGGTATCCCAGACATCGCTGCCGAATGGGCACAATCGGTCAATTTGTGGGCACCCGATGTCGTACAGGTTGGCGATAAATATCGGATGTACTACTCCGCCTCTACCTTTGGCAGTACTCGCTCAATGATTGGATTGATGGAAAGTGAATCACCGGAAGGACCGTGGATCGACCGCGGTTCTGTCATTCGTACGGAGCCGGGCGATGGTCCCAATGCGATTGATGCTCAGGTGCTACGCGACGCTAATGGTCAGCAGTGGATGGTATACGGTTCATTCTTCGGTGGCATTCATATTTTGCCGCTGGATGAGCAGACGGGTAAGCCTTCTGTACACGGATTCGGTACGCTGCTGGCAAGACGCGACAAAGAAACGGTCGATAGTGCGATTGAAGGACCGTATATCGTGTATCACCCACAATTCAAGCAGTATTATTTGTTCGTCTCGTATGATTCGCTATTCAAGGATTATAATGTACGCGTTGCTCGTGCAGATCGGATCGACGGGCCGTATGTCGATCAGCATGGACGGGTGATGACTGATTTAGATTACCGTCCACAACACGATATTGGACGTAAAATTCTGGGCGGTTATCGGTTTAGCAAGGGCGAAGGCTGGATTGCACCGGGGCATAACTCCGTATTATGCGATGGAGAGGATTATTACATCGTGCATCATGCGCGCGGTGAACAAGACAAAAGCTGGCCGTATCTGCATATCCGTAAAATGCTTTGGACGGAAGATGGTTGGCCCGTCGTTTCGCCGGAGCGGTATGCTGGTGAACAGGAACAGGATTTTGATGCGACGGCATTAGCGGGAAGCTGGGAGTGGATCACTTTTGATCCGCAGCAATCCGATCTGGCGCAATCCGTTCCTTTTACTCTGCATGGCGACGGAACTGTCTCCGCTGGAGTAAGACAAGGCACATGGATTCTGGACAACGCACGGACGCTAGTGCTGGAATGGAATCATCCGCAAACTGCTGATATAGACGGACAGTCCGGCTTTGTACCAATCGGGCATACGCTGTTGAAGCTGCTGCCCTCTTGGGATTGGGAACGAGAGTGCACAACCATAACGGGTACGGGATACGATGATGTTGGCTATGCCGTCTGGGCGAAGCAATTGCAGCATGGTCCGACCGATCCACCGCCGGAACCTGCCGGAAACGAAGCATAA
- a CDS encoding carbohydrate ABC transporter permease, protein MKATSDLFQEGSKTRVMKKGSSLYRKEKIYGYLFILPPVIGFLLFTLYPALYSIYGSFTDWNGLGQMNFIGLDNYKVLFTDNFFYTSMYNTFFLMIGIPIGLLLSLLLALGLNRKIPGTTAFRVIYYVPVISSLAAISILWQWAYNGDYGLVNQFLDLFGIKGPNWLANTSTVKPAIILMTIWKGLGYSMLLYLAALQSVSRSYYEAAELDGASGFSMFRHITWPMVRPVTFFLVVTNIIGGSQIFTEINIMTPTGGPEYSSATVVFYIWQKAFENLQMGYASAMAVVLGLFIFIVTLVQFKMNESSSFDVD, encoded by the coding sequence ATGAAAGCGACTTCTGATCTGTTTCAGGAAGGCAGCAAAACTCGTGTGATGAAAAAAGGCTCTAGTCTATACCGCAAAGAAAAAATTTACGGCTATTTATTTATCCTCCCGCCGGTCATTGGTTTCCTGCTGTTCACGCTATATCCGGCGCTCTATTCAATCTATGGTTCGTTTACAGACTGGAACGGATTGGGTCAGATGAACTTTATCGGTCTGGACAATTATAAAGTATTGTTTACCGACAACTTCTTCTACACCTCCATGTACAATACATTTTTCCTGATGATCGGGATTCCGATTGGACTGCTGCTCTCCCTGCTACTGGCGCTCGGTTTAAATCGTAAAATTCCGGGTACAACGGCTTTCCGCGTCATTTATTATGTACCGGTTATCTCCTCCCTCGCTGCTATCTCCATCCTGTGGCAATGGGCGTATAACGGTGACTACGGTCTGGTTAATCAATTCCTTGATCTGTTTGGCATTAAAGGACCGAACTGGCTTGCTAATACGTCTACCGTCAAACCGGCAATTATTCTGATGACCATCTGGAAAGGTCTTGGTTATTCTATGCTGCTGTATCTGGCAGCACTGCAAAGTGTATCGCGCTCTTATTATGAAGCTGCCGAGCTGGATGGTGCCAGCGGATTCAGCATGTTCCGCCATATCACATGGCCGATGGTGCGTCCGGTAACGTTCTTCCTCGTCGTAACGAACATCATCGGCGGATCGCAAATTTTTACCGAAATCAATATCATGACACCAACTGGCGGACCGGAATATTCCTCCGCTACAGTCGTATTCTATATCTGGCAAAAAGCATTTGAAAATCTGCAAATGGGCTATGCTTCCGCAATGGCAGTTGTGCTCGGATTGTTTATTTTCATCGTTACACTGGTTCAGTTCAAAATGAACGAAAGCTCCTCGTTTGATGTGGATTGA
- a CDS encoding alpha-N-arabinofuranosidase produces the protein MSQSSIKARMIIDKSFRIAEVDKRIYGSFIEHLGRAVYGGIYDPSHPQADEHGYRNDVKQMIRELQVPIIRYPGGNFVSGYKWEDGVGPVADRPKRMELAWRTIEPNEVGTNEFARWAKDVGSDVMMAVNLGTRGIDAARNLLEYCNHPGGTYYSDLRKQHGYSDPHNIKTWCLGNEMDGPWQIGHKNAEDYGKLALETAKAMRQVDSSIELVACGSSNTGMATFPQWEATTLDYTYDEVDYISLHQYYGNHDNDPANYLARSVDMDHFIHTVISTCDYIKAKKRSKKTMYLSFDEWNVWYHSNEADSKMDPWSIAPPQLEDIYNFEDALLVGSMLLTFLRRADRVKMACLAQLVNVIAPIMTETGGRSWRQTIFYPYMHASVYGRGVSLKPVIDSPAYDAKDYTDVPYLDSAVVHDEENDYLTIFAVNRHLTDALDVTIDVRSFEGYTVEEYLVLENDDLKAVNTADEEKVKPHNRGQSTLDDGILTARLPKASWNVIRLRKA, from the coding sequence ATGTCACAATCCAGTATCAAAGCTAGAATGATTATTGACAAATCGTTTCGCATTGCCGAAGTCGACAAACGGATTTATGGCTCTTTTATTGAACATCTCGGTCGTGCAGTGTATGGAGGTATTTATGATCCTTCGCATCCACAGGCAGACGAGCATGGCTACCGTAATGATGTCAAACAAATGATCCGCGAGCTTCAAGTTCCGATCATTCGTTATCCGGGCGGCAATTTTGTATCCGGTTACAAATGGGAAGATGGCGTTGGACCAGTAGCAGATCGTCCAAAACGCATGGAGCTTGCATGGAGAACGATAGAACCGAATGAAGTAGGAACGAATGAATTTGCCAGATGGGCAAAGGATGTCGGTTCCGATGTCATGATGGCAGTCAATCTCGGAACACGCGGTATTGATGCAGCTCGCAACCTGCTTGAATATTGCAATCATCCCGGCGGTACATATTACAGCGACCTGCGTAAGCAGCATGGTTATTCCGATCCGCATAACATCAAAACATGGTGTCTAGGTAACGAAATGGACGGTCCTTGGCAAATCGGACACAAAAACGCGGAAGATTACGGCAAGCTTGCTCTGGAAACAGCCAAAGCAATGCGCCAAGTCGATTCTTCTATCGAACTGGTTGCCTGCGGCAGTTCCAATACCGGTATGGCGACATTCCCACAATGGGAAGCGACTACACTGGATTACACGTATGATGAAGTCGATTACATCTCCCTGCACCAATATTATGGCAATCATGACAATGATCCTGCCAACTATCTGGCTCGCTCAGTCGATATGGATCATTTCATTCACACCGTCATCTCTACCTGCGACTATATCAAAGCAAAAAAACGCAGCAAAAAAACGATGTATCTCAGCTTTGACGAATGGAATGTTTGGTATCACTCCAACGAAGCCGACAGCAAAATGGACCCGTGGAGCATTGCCCCGCCGCAGCTTGAAGACATTTATAATTTTGAAGATGCATTACTGGTCGGCAGTATGCTGCTTACCTTCCTCCGTCGTGCTGATCGCGTGAAAATGGCATGTTTGGCTCAGCTGGTCAACGTTATCGCACCGATCATGACCGAAACAGGCGGACGTTCATGGAGACAAACCATTTTCTACCCTTATATGCACGCTTCCGTGTATGGACGCGGCGTATCGCTCAAACCAGTTATCGATTCTCCTGCTTATGATGCTAAAGATTATACCGATGTCCCTTATCTGGATAGCGCAGTTGTACACGATGAAGAGAACGATTATCTGACTATCTTTGCCGTTAATCGTCATCTGACCGACGCACTGGATGTAACGATTGATGTACGCTCCTTCGAGGGCTATACCGTCGAAGAATATCTCGTGCTGGAAAATGACGATCTCAAAGCGGTCAATACAGCTGACGAGGAAAAAGTGAAACCGCATAACCGTGGTCAATCCACATTGGATGATGGCATCCTAACAGCGCGCCTACCGAAAGCATCTTGGAACGTGATTCGCTTGCGTAAAGCCTAA
- a CDS encoding carbohydrate ABC transporter permease, translating to MVYSKQHKITNAIIFVVLCIGAIFMILPLLWMISTSMKDREAVFALPPQWIPETFNFVKYSEIWTAGPLMSGIINSLIVAVSVTVIGTLTSSLAAFSFAKLRFPYKNHIFLMLLSAMMIPYPAVMISQFIMFSEWTWVDTLLPLIVPGLFGNIIMIFFLRQYLYSIPNAIIEAAKIDGTSYFGIYARIIVPLIKPAIAAQLILWFMGIWNDYLPPILYLNSPEIQTLQLVIANFNASYAIQSDYPLIMAASVVSLLPILIIFLIFQRQIIESVAISGVKG from the coding sequence ATGGTATATAGCAAACAGCACAAAATAACCAATGCCATTATCTTTGTAGTGTTGTGTATCGGTGCAATCTTTATGATTCTGCCGCTGCTTTGGATGATCTCCACTTCCATGAAAGATCGCGAAGCCGTCTTCGCTCTGCCACCGCAGTGGATTCCAGAAACCTTCAATTTCGTCAAATATTCAGAAATTTGGACTGCTGGCCCGCTGATGAGCGGGATTATCAACAGCTTGATCGTTGCAGTCAGTGTCACGGTCATCGGTACGCTGACATCCAGTCTGGCAGCATTCTCGTTTGCCAAGCTGCGTTTTCCATACAAAAATCATATCTTCCTGATGCTGCTGTCCGCGATGATGATTCCATATCCAGCAGTCATGATCTCACAGTTCATCATGTTCTCCGAATGGACATGGGTAGATACCCTGCTGCCACTGATTGTACCGGGGCTGTTCGGTAATATCATTATGATCTTCTTCCTGCGTCAGTATTTGTACAGCATTCCGAATGCGATTATTGAAGCCGCCAAAATTGACGGTACTTCCTACTTCGGCATCTATGCACGTATTATCGTACCGCTGATCAAACCGGCGATTGCCGCTCAATTGATTTTGTGGTTTATGGGTATCTGGAATGACTATCTGCCGCCAATTCTGTATTTGAACTCGCCAGAAATTCAAACCTTGCAGCTCGTAATCGCTAACTTTAACGCTAGCTATGCCATTCAAAGTGACTATCCGCTGATTATGGCGGCATCTGTCGTATCATTGCTGCCGATTCTGATTATCTTCCTGATCTTCCAGCGTCAAATTATCGAATCCGTTGCCATTTCTGGAGTAAAAGGATGA
- a CDS encoding ABC transporter substrate-binding protein, whose protein sequence is MFRKKSAFIVLASLLLFSLALAGCGGSRGSSDPNQLTFMFRGGPDEQKAYTAVVEQFKKDNPGVSVKVIQTNPDQYAAKLQAAITGNSIPDVFFYNPADLKAYVNNNILLDITKYIENKDNVDLANMWPDGVNMYRYDGTEVGKGAIYGLPKDLGPFALGYNKAMFKAAGIPFPDKDKPYTWDEFIKVNQQLTKDTDGDGKLDQFGTGLNAQWTLQPFVWSNGADWLDQTHTKVTIDDPKFIEALQFFADMQNKYKITPAIEQAQTLDTYQRWMRGELAFFPVAPWDLSTFKRELKFDYDVIPFPAGSTGKTASWVGSLGIGVSNKTTKPELAAKLVTYLSASPEGQKSLVDAGVQIPNLQDMAKEWASNTSEPPANKEEYLQIVNEYGRPLPGQYTYNAEWYDLFFTDLQPVLDGKITASDFVKQEQPKMQALLDQAVAAENKAKEAKAKAASK, encoded by the coding sequence ATGTTTCGCAAAAAAAGCGCTTTTATCGTTCTGGCCTCACTACTGCTGTTCTCACTGGCACTCGCCGGTTGTGGCGGCAGCAGAGGCAGCTCCGATCCTAACCAGCTTACCTTTATGTTCCGCGGCGGTCCAGACGAGCAAAAAGCTTATACCGCTGTAGTCGAGCAATTCAAAAAGGATAACCCCGGCGTAAGCGTCAAAGTGATCCAAACGAACCCGGATCAATACGCTGCCAAGCTGCAAGCAGCGATCACAGGTAACAGCATCCCGGACGTGTTTTTCTACAATCCGGCAGACCTGAAAGCTTATGTGAACAACAATATTCTGCTTGATATTACAAAGTATATCGAAAACAAAGACAATGTTGATCTTGCGAACATGTGGCCAGATGGCGTAAATATGTATCGTTATGACGGCACCGAAGTTGGCAAAGGCGCAATCTATGGTCTGCCAAAAGATCTGGGTCCATTCGCTCTCGGCTACAACAAAGCGATGTTCAAAGCTGCCGGCATTCCGTTCCCAGACAAAGACAAGCCGTACACTTGGGATGAATTCATTAAAGTCAACCAGCAGCTGACCAAGGACACTGACGGCGACGGTAAATTGGATCAATTCGGTACAGGTCTGAATGCACAATGGACATTGCAACCATTTGTATGGAGCAATGGCGCAGACTGGCTGGATCAAACACATACAAAAGTAACGATCGATGATCCAAAATTCATTGAGGCACTGCAATTCTTCGCCGATATGCAAAATAAATACAAAATCACTCCAGCCATCGAGCAGGCGCAAACACTGGATACGTATCAACGCTGGATGAGAGGCGAATTGGCTTTCTTCCCAGTAGCACCTTGGGATTTGAGTACATTCAAGCGTGAGCTGAAATTTGACTATGACGTGATTCCATTCCCTGCTGGTTCGACTGGCAAAACCGCATCATGGGTTGGAAGTCTGGGCATCGGTGTTTCCAACAAAACGACCAAGCCTGAGCTGGCTGCTAAACTGGTAACCTACCTGTCTGCTTCCCCAGAAGGTCAAAAATCACTCGTAGACGCAGGCGTACAAATTCCGAATCTACAGGATATGGCAAAAGAATGGGCATCTAACACATCTGAGCCACCTGCAAACAAAGAAGAATACCTGCAAATCGTTAACGAATACGGCAGACCATTGCCAGGACAATACACTTACAATGCAGAATGGTATGACCTGTTCTTCACTGATCTGCAGCCTGTACTGGACGGCAAAATCACTGCCTCCGATTTTGTGAAGCAAGAACAGCCAAAAATGCAGGCACTGCTGGATCAAGCGGTTGCCGCAGAGAATAAAGCCAAAGAAGCCAAAGCAAAAGCAGCAAGTAAGTAA